One genomic region from Prevotella sp. Rep29 encodes:
- a CDS encoding helix-turn-helix domain-containing protein, producing the protein MAEITYSFDAMPKILADIAQRLEVMERKIDALQSVPREDADAWLNLKDLCNYLPNHPAEQTVYGWTSTHFIPYHKKGKSIVFRKSEIDEWLRNGKRKSMGDLEKEAQAFVNSKRKARCV; encoded by the coding sequence ATGGCTGAAATAACTTATTCATTTGATGCTATGCCAAAGATTTTGGCAGACATCGCCCAAAGATTGGAGGTCATGGAACGCAAGATTGATGCTCTGCAATCAGTTCCGAGAGAGGATGCCGACGCATGGCTGAATCTGAAAGACCTTTGTAATTATCTTCCCAATCATCCAGCCGAACAAACGGTATATGGCTGGACAAGCACTCACTTTATCCCTTATCATAAGAAAGGGAAAAGCATTGTATTCCGCAAATCGGAAATAGACGAATGGCTTCGCAATGGCAAGCGGAAGTCTATGGGGGATTTGGAGAAGGAGGCACAAGCGTTTGTCAATTCTAAACGGAAAGCGAGGTGTGTATGA
- a CDS encoding site-specific integrase, with protein sequence MKKSFTNTRVTVRLRKSDYYDEWYLYLEAYPVQVEGKDKPQRVREYINRSIKTPIWDKSRTARTGSDGKVTYKPKRDLNGIILCKSELDQENCLYADRIRAIRQKEYDTKDLYSDADAAMAEQVEKSRCDFIAYFKKLANTRNTNNADSVYNTWFRVYELLKLFADNQPLLFGSINLQMIEKVRQFLLVAPKGAGKKGTISQNTASSYFGIFKTALKQAFIDGYFTVDIAAKVKGIQGRESRREHLTMEELNQLAATPCSNPVIKKAALFSALTGLRHSDIMKMTWQEITKEGEHYRINFTQRKTKGVEYMPISDQAYQLCGEPGHPDELVFGGLPQPSWISKPVERWIKAAGIKKHITFHCFRHTYATLQLTSGTDLYTVSKMLGHTNVRTTQVYAKVVDEKKEQAADTIKLNVDFNN encoded by the coding sequence ATGAAGAAATCATTTACTAATACCCGTGTAACGGTCAGGTTGCGTAAGTCAGATTATTATGATGAATGGTACCTCTATCTGGAAGCTTATCCTGTTCAAGTGGAGGGAAAGGATAAGCCACAGCGAGTGAGAGAGTACATCAACCGTTCTATTAAAACGCCTATCTGGGACAAGTCGCGAACAGCTCGGACTGGCTCAGATGGGAAAGTAACCTATAAGCCTAAGCGTGATTTGAATGGTATTATTCTCTGCAAGTCAGAGCTAGACCAGGAGAATTGTCTCTATGCAGACCGCATCAGAGCCATTCGTCAAAAGGAATACGATACAAAAGACCTCTATTCCGATGCCGATGCAGCAATGGCAGAACAGGTGGAGAAATCAAGATGTGATTTCATCGCTTACTTCAAAAAGTTGGCGAACACCCGTAATACTAATAATGCAGATAGTGTTTATAATACTTGGTTCCGTGTATATGAATTATTGAAGCTATTTGCCGATAACCAGCCGTTACTGTTCGGCTCTATCAATCTCCAAATGATAGAGAAAGTTAGGCAATTCCTTTTGGTGGCTCCCAAGGGAGCAGGAAAGAAAGGAACAATTTCCCAAAACACGGCTTCATCGTATTTCGGCATCTTTAAGACTGCCTTGAAGCAGGCTTTTATCGATGGTTACTTTACGGTTGACATTGCTGCCAAGGTCAAAGGCATTCAGGGACGGGAAAGCAGACGCGAGCATCTGACAATGGAAGAACTTAACCAACTGGCTGCAACGCCATGTAGTAATCCAGTTATCAAGAAAGCTGCCTTGTTCTCTGCACTTACAGGTCTTAGGCATAGTGACATCATGAAGATGACCTGGCAAGAGATTACTAAAGAAGGTGAACACTATCGCATCAATTTCACTCAACGCAAGACGAAAGGTGTGGAATACATGCCAATATCCGACCAGGCATATCAACTTTGTGGAGAGCCTGGGCATCCTGATGAACTCGTTTTCGGTGGACTTCCACAGCCCTCATGGATTTCAAAACCAGTTGAACGTTGGATAAAAGCTGCTGGCATCAAGAAGCATATCACCTTCCACTGCTTCCGCCATACATACGCTACGCTCCAGTTGACCAGTGGCACAGACCTCTATACCGTCAGCAAAATGTTAGGTCATACCAATGTTCGCACAACACAAGTTTATGCAAAGGTGGTTGACGAGAAGAAAGAACAGGCCGCTGACACCATAAAACTGAATGTAGATTTCAATAATTGA
- a CDS encoding DUF3987 domain-containing protein, producing the protein MNVLELTNKVRMEAEDVKRIGLPLDAFPQKLQDIIFEVARIEQFDLEYLTMSMLSAAATAIGNSCHIRIRGSWKSCPALYVILIGRPGQGKTPPLDYAFRPLQEHDFLQVSKFIEENKRYAELNAGNKGNATDTDKPVLVQIILSDLTQEAMMRIHNDNQRGIVILVDEIMGFFNSIYRYNDSPLLTQLLTAYSGKPLKVSRCNNPIPIIIPHPCINIIGTTQTQRIGELFTKENVSSGLIDRILFLHPKNRDIPKMEENPDAGMQGNDRAESVYRKWKAIIDKLLALEPDHDEKGVIMPKILDMNEDAYRCFAKWKNTLVEKANSVEDERLIDCRMMKADSNVARLALVFQLLGWACDEIHMQHIDVRSVQAAIRMYDYLELSYQSIKSHIQTDSMPPLKKAFLDLVHPDFTTADAIKAGAEIGICESTVKKDLAKMCEEQILQKTAHGVYKKLL; encoded by the coding sequence ATGAATGTACTAGAACTCACTAACAAAGTGCGAATGGAAGCCGAAGACGTTAAACGCATCGGCCTTCCCCTCGATGCCTTCCCGCAGAAGCTGCAGGACATCATCTTTGAGGTGGCCCGCATAGAGCAGTTCGATTTGGAGTATCTAACCATGAGTATGCTATCGGCTGCAGCTACCGCCATCGGCAACAGTTGTCACATCCGCATCCGTGGTTCGTGGAAGAGTTGCCCAGCCCTGTATGTCATCCTGATAGGAAGACCTGGGCAGGGTAAGACTCCACCACTTGACTACGCGTTCCGTCCACTTCAAGAACATGACTTCCTTCAGGTCAGCAAGTTCATTGAAGAGAACAAACGCTATGCAGAGCTGAATGCCGGGAACAAAGGCAATGCCACTGATACCGACAAACCAGTTCTCGTGCAGATCATCCTCTCCGACCTCACACAGGAGGCCATGATGCGAATCCATAATGATAATCAGCGTGGTATCGTAATTCTTGTGGATGAAATCATGGGGTTCTTCAACAGTATCTATCGATACAATGACAGTCCCTTACTAACCCAGCTGTTGACAGCCTATAGTGGTAAGCCCTTGAAGGTGTCCCGTTGCAACAATCCTATTCCAATCATCATTCCGCATCCCTGTATCAACATTATCGGTACTACCCAGACGCAGCGCATTGGTGAACTCTTCACGAAAGAGAATGTATCAAGTGGATTGATAGACCGAATTCTGTTCCTTCATCCCAAGAATCGTGACATTCCTAAGATGGAGGAGAACCCTGATGCAGGTATGCAAGGGAACGACAGGGCTGAGAGTGTCTATCGGAAGTGGAAAGCGATTATTGATAAGCTGCTGGCATTGGAACCCGACCACGATGAGAAAGGCGTTATCATGCCTAAGATATTAGACATGAACGAGGATGCCTACAGGTGCTTTGCCAAATGGAAAAACACTCTTGTTGAGAAAGCCAACAGCGTTGAGGATGAAAGACTCATTGACTGTCGTATGATGAAAGCCGATTCCAATGTGGCCCGACTTGCTCTTGTCTTTCAGCTCTTGGGCTGGGCTTGCGACGAAATCCATATGCAGCATATAGATGTCCGCTCTGTCCAGGCAGCCATCCGCATGTATGATTATCTGGAACTGTCGTATCAGAGCATCAAGTCGCACATCCAAACCGATTCCATGCCTCCTTTGAAGAAAGCCTTTCTTGATTTAGTACACCCAGATTTCACGACAGCTGATGCTATCAAAGCAGGAGCAGAAATAGGCATCTGTGAGAGTACTGTCAAAAAGGATCTTGCAAAGATGTGCGAAGAACAGATTCTTCAGAAAACGGCACATGGCGTTTACAAAAAACTACTCTGA
- a CDS encoding helix-turn-helix domain-containing protein yields the protein MARAKFEIKRKCEICGAWFYAKTVESRFCSKKCSEIASKKKKAEIDKLAKLEELVANIPDSRDYISVQEAVAMFSVSKDTIYRLIRKGTIPCVNLGKRLIRIKKSDLENMFGGREYVLDNTFKPLPKLYNMEPENCYTIGEISEKYHVNDSTVYLHIRKYSIPIRQIGNYVYAPKEDIDNLYKSGKP from the coding sequence ATGGCAAGAGCAAAGTTTGAAATCAAGAGAAAATGCGAAATCTGTGGCGCATGGTTTTATGCCAAAACCGTTGAGTCAAGGTTTTGCTCAAAGAAGTGTAGTGAGATTGCAAGCAAGAAGAAAAAAGCGGAGATTGATAAGTTGGCGAAACTTGAAGAGCTGGTTGCCAATATCCCAGATTCCAGAGATTACATCAGCGTCCAAGAAGCTGTTGCCATGTTTTCTGTTAGCAAGGACACTATTTATCGTCTCATCCGCAAAGGGACAATTCCATGTGTGAATTTGGGGAAACGCCTTATCCGGATAAAAAAGTCTGACTTGGAAAATATGTTTGGCGGTAGAGAGTATGTACTTGACAACACCTTCAAACCCTTGCCAAAGCTTTACAACATGGAGCCAGAGAATTGTTATACTATTGGTGAAATCTCAGAGAAATACCATGTGAACGACAGTACTGTTTATCTTCATATTCGCAAGTACTCCATTCCAATCCGTCAGATTGGGAACTATGTGTATGCACCAAAAGAAGATATTGATAACCTTTACAAATCAGGCAAGCCATGA